The Thermus oshimai DSM 12092 genome includes a window with the following:
- a CDS encoding ABC transporter substrate-binding protein, whose product MGDPVPRAFDQKMVARFKEKYPGIRVQHTIVAHEDFKQAIRTYLIASRPPDVLTWFAGNRMRFFASRDLLADITDVWQQNGLERVINPALHEACKYNGRYYFLPTGYYWWAVYYRKDIFERLNLKPPTTWDEFLGVCERLKEAGIAPITTGTRFRWPAAAWFDYLNMRLNGPKFHIDLTDGKVPYTDERVRRVFEYWKVLLDRGYFIPNPAAYDWHEGVALMAQGKAAMYLMGAFIRESYPRERWSELDFFRFPIIDPKVPVGEDAPTDGYFVPARARNPQNAKLFLGFVASREFAEMMIKDLNSISARTDIPLSLYSDYFQKGIREVLSRANYTAQFYDRDTHPEMAERGMNGFVQFMANPNQIGNILQSLEADRKRIFAQDN is encoded by the coding sequence ATGGGGGACCCTGTCCCCCGGGCCTTTGACCAGAAGATGGTGGCCCGTTTCAAGGAGAAGTACCCCGGGATCCGCGTGCAGCACACCATCGTGGCCCATGAGGACTTCAAGCAGGCCATCCGCACCTACCTCATCGCCTCGAGGCCCCCAGATGTCCTCACTTGGTTTGCCGGAAACCGCATGCGCTTCTTTGCCAGCCGCGACCTGCTGGCGGACATCACTGATGTGTGGCAGCAAAACGGCCTGGAGAGGGTCATCAACCCGGCCTTGCATGAGGCCTGCAAGTACAACGGCCGCTACTACTTCCTCCCCACGGGTTACTACTGGTGGGCGGTCTACTACCGCAAGGATATCTTTGAGCGTTTGAACCTGAAGCCCCCTACCACCTGGGACGAGTTCCTGGGGGTGTGCGAACGCCTGAAGGAAGCGGGGATAGCCCCCATCACCACGGGCACCCGGTTCCGCTGGCCCGCGGCCGCTTGGTTTGACTACCTTAACATGCGCCTGAATGGGCCCAAGTTCCACATAGACCTCACCGACGGGAAGGTGCCCTACACCGACGAACGGGTCCGGCGGGTCTTTGAGTACTGGAAGGTTCTCCTGGACCGGGGGTACTTCATCCCCAACCCCGCGGCCTACGATTGGCACGAGGGGGTGGCCCTTATGGCCCAGGGGAAGGCAGCCATGTACCTCATGGGGGCTTTTATTCGGGAGTCCTACCCCCGGGAGCGGTGGAGCGAGCTGGATTTCTTCCGTTTCCCTATCATAGACCCTAAGGTGCCTGTGGGAGAAGATGCACCCACAGATGGCTACTTTGTCCCAGCCCGGGCTAGGAACCCGCAGAACGCCAAGCTCTTCCTGGGCTTTGTGGCCTCGCGGGAGTTTGCGGAGATGATGATCAAGGACCTGAACAGCATCTCTGCGCGCACGGACATCCCCCTTTCCCTGTACTCCGACTACTTCCAGAAGGGCATCCGTGAGGTTCTGAGCCGGGCCAACTACACCGCCCAGTTCTACGACCGGGACACCCACCCCGAGATGGCCGAGCGGGGGATGAACGGCTTCGTCCAGTTCATGGCCAATCCCAACCAGATCGGGAACATCCTTCAGAGCCTCGAGGCCGACCGGAAGCGGATCTTCGCTCAAGACAACTAG
- a CDS encoding carbohydrate ABC transporter permease, translating to MRRTPWLQSPAAFLWLPLLLYTVWVIYPTFSTILLAFSDWDGVSPQWGWVGLGNFRRLFQDPAFYQALKNNLIWLVVFLAIPTSGGLFLAYLLNHPLPLDRFLKVSFYLPLVLSPTVIALVWAWIYHPQQGLLNSALATLLAFLRSLGLPVDPEAARSLGWLGDPKLALGAILAAACWRQVGYVMILYLAGLKTLDPEVVEAAQVDGATGWILFWRVIFPLLMPITTLIVVISTVDSFRSFDLVYILTRGGPFHSTEVLANYMYLAAFHDYQMGYAAAIAVVLMAITIVPIAFFLRYTVRREEG from the coding sequence ATGCGTCGTACCCCCTGGCTCCAAAGTCCAGCAGCCTTTCTTTGGCTACCGCTTCTGCTCTACACCGTCTGGGTAATCTACCCCACATTTTCTACCATCCTCCTTGCGTTCAGCGACTGGGATGGGGTTTCCCCCCAGTGGGGCTGGGTGGGATTGGGGAACTTCCGCCGCTTGTTCCAGGACCCAGCGTTTTACCAGGCCTTAAAGAACAACCTGATCTGGCTAGTAGTTTTCTTAGCCATCCCCACCTCAGGTGGCCTTTTCCTTGCCTACTTGCTCAATCACCCTCTTCCCCTGGACCGCTTTCTTAAGGTGAGTTTCTACCTGCCTTTGGTTCTTTCCCCCACCGTTATCGCCTTGGTTTGGGCTTGGATCTACCATCCGCAGCAGGGCCTTCTAAACAGCGCCCTAGCCACTCTCCTGGCCTTTTTACGGTCCTTGGGGTTGCCGGTGGATCCAGAGGCCGCGCGGTCCTTGGGCTGGCTTGGCGATCCCAAGCTGGCTCTGGGAGCCATTCTGGCCGCGGCTTGTTGGCGTCAGGTGGGGTACGTGATGATTCTCTATCTGGCGGGGCTCAAAACCCTGGACCCTGAGGTGGTGGAGGCGGCCCAGGTGGATGGGGCCACCGGCTGGATCCTCTTCTGGAGGGTGATCTTTCCCCTTCTCATGCCCATCACCACCCTAATCGTGGTCATTAGCACCGTGGATTCCTTCCGCTCCTTTGATCTCGTATACATCCTAACCCGGGGGGGTCCCTTCCACAGTACGGAGGTCTTGGCCAACTACATGTACTTAGCGGCCTTCCACGACTACCAGATGGGCTACGCGGCGGCCATCGCGGTGGTCCTCATGGCGATCACCATTGTCCCCATCGCCTTTTTCTTGCGCTACACCGTCCGGAGGGAGGAAGGATGA
- a CDS encoding carbohydrate ABC transporter permease has protein sequence MASLWLLALLWLLPMAGALLVSFRTLDDLTLRGFWSWPEEITLANYVRAWEEAGVRRYLLNSFIITLPSLVGVLLLSSMAAYALVRFRFRWAFPLYLLFLAFNMVPFQMLMLPVFRLSNQLGVYDTYWAPILFHTAFQLGFATFVLRNFARTIPPSLFESAVIDGAGEWTLFRRIAWPLMLPGIAAVATLEFTWIFNDFLWALVLLGRDELKPITTGLANLRGQYITDWPLIVAASLMATVPTLLVFFGLQRYFIQGLTLGATKG, from the coding sequence GTGGCTTCCCTCTGGCTCTTGGCCCTGCTTTGGCTTCTTCCCATGGCTGGAGCCCTATTGGTGAGCTTTCGTACTTTGGACGACCTCACTCTTAGGGGGTTTTGGAGCTGGCCGGAGGAGATCACTCTGGCCAACTATGTCCGGGCCTGGGAGGAGGCAGGGGTGCGGCGGTACCTACTCAATAGCTTCATCATCACCCTGCCTTCCTTGGTGGGGGTTTTGCTCCTCTCATCCATGGCCGCCTATGCCCTGGTGCGCTTCCGTTTCCGTTGGGCCTTCCCCCTCTACCTGCTCTTTTTGGCCTTCAACATGGTACCCTTCCAGATGTTGATGCTTCCCGTTTTCCGCCTTTCCAACCAGCTGGGGGTGTACGACACCTACTGGGCCCCCATCCTTTTCCATACAGCCTTCCAACTGGGGTTCGCTACATTTGTCCTCCGTAACTTCGCCCGGACCATCCCTCCTTCCCTCTTTGAGTCGGCGGTGATTGACGGGGCGGGGGAGTGGACCCTTTTCCGTCGCATCGCCTGGCCTCTGATGCTGCCGGGCATCGCTGCGGTGGCCACATTGGAGTTCACCTGGATTTTCAACGATTTCCTGTGGGCCTTAGTACTTTTGGGCCGGGATGAGCTCAAGCCCATCACCACAGGCTTGGCCAACCTGAGGGGGCAGTACATCACGGACTGGCCCCTTATTGTGGCGGCCAGCCTTATGGCCACTGTGCCCACCCTTTTGGTCTTTTTCGGGTTGCAGAGGTACTTCATCCAGGGGCTTACCCTGGGGGCGACGAAAGGATGA
- a CDS encoding beta-galactosidase → MLGVCYYPEHWPEERWEEDFKAMRALGLRYVRLGEFAWSALEPTPGALRWGWLDRVLDLAQKEGLAVVLGTPTATPPKWLVDRYPEILPVDREGRRRNFGGRRHYCFSSPAYREETARIVALLAERYGRHPAVVGFQVDNEFGCHGTVRCYCPNCREAFRGWLRAKYGTIDALNAAWGTVFWSQTYRDFGEVELPHLTVAEANPSHLLDYYRFASDQVRAYNRFQVDLLRDNAPGRFITHNFMGFFTDLDPFALAEDLDFAAWDSYPLGFTDLMPLPQEEKVQWARTGHPDVAAFHHDLYRGVGRGRFWVMEQQPGPVNWAPHNPSPAPGMVRLWTWEAIAHGAEVVSYFRWRQAPFAQEQMHAGLNRPDFQPDVAFFEVQRVAEELSALPLPPAGCAPVALVYDSEAAWVFEIQPQGAEWNYLTLVFSFYSVLRRLGLDVDILKPGADLGGYGLVVVPSLPIVRKEALEALSQADGLVLVGPRSGSKTENFQIPPELPPGALQALLPLKVVRVESLPPGLLEEAEGPWGRFALGVWREWVETDLPPLLRFTDGGGILFRRGRYLYLAAWPSPELLFALCQSLAEEAGLHPRFLPEGLRLRRRGPLVFAFNYGPEVVEAPAPPGVRFLLGDRRIPPHDLAVWEET, encoded by the coding sequence ATGTTGGGCGTTTGTTACTACCCGGAGCATTGGCCTGAAGAACGTTGGGAAGAGGACTTTAAGGCCATGCGGGCTCTGGGGCTCCGCTATGTGCGCCTGGGGGAGTTTGCCTGGAGCGCCCTCGAGCCCACCCCAGGTGCTCTCCGCTGGGGTTGGCTGGATCGGGTTCTGGATCTGGCGCAGAAGGAGGGCCTAGCCGTAGTCCTCGGTACCCCCACCGCTACCCCCCCCAAGTGGTTGGTGGACCGGTACCCGGAGATCCTCCCTGTGGACCGGGAGGGGCGGAGGCGGAACTTTGGTGGGCGGCGGCACTACTGCTTCTCCAGCCCCGCCTACCGGGAAGAGACTGCCCGCATCGTGGCCCTTCTAGCGGAGCGTTACGGCCGCCACCCCGCGGTGGTAGGGTTCCAGGTGGACAACGAGTTTGGCTGTCACGGCACCGTGCGCTGCTACTGTCCCAACTGTCGTGAGGCCTTCCGGGGCTGGTTGAGGGCTAAGTACGGGACGATTGACGCGCTGAACGCCGCCTGGGGAACGGTCTTTTGGAGCCAAACGTACCGGGATTTCGGTGAGGTGGAGCTTCCTCACCTCACCGTGGCCGAGGCCAACCCCAGCCACCTTCTGGACTACTACCGTTTCGCATCAGACCAGGTGCGGGCCTACAATCGTTTCCAAGTGGACCTCCTTCGGGATAATGCTCCTGGCCGGTTCATTACCCATAACTTCATGGGGTTTTTCACCGATCTGGACCCCTTTGCCTTGGCCGAGGACCTGGATTTTGCCGCCTGGGACAGCTACCCCTTGGGCTTCACCGACCTGATGCCCCTTCCCCAGGAGGAGAAGGTTCAGTGGGCCCGCACGGGCCACCCCGATGTGGCCGCCTTCCACCACGACCTCTACCGGGGGGTAGGGCGGGGGCGGTTCTGGGTCATGGAGCAGCAGCCGGGTCCCGTGAACTGGGCCCCCCACAATCCAAGCCCGGCGCCCGGGATGGTACGCCTTTGGACTTGGGAGGCCATAGCCCATGGGGCAGAGGTGGTCTCCTACTTCCGCTGGCGCCAAGCGCCCTTTGCCCAAGAGCAGATGCACGCGGGGCTCAACCGTCCAGATTTCCAGCCGGACGTGGCCTTCTTTGAAGTGCAGCGCGTAGCAGAGGAGCTTTCCGCCCTCCCCCTTCCTCCCGCAGGGTGTGCCCCCGTGGCTCTGGTCTATGATTCCGAGGCGGCTTGGGTGTTTGAGATCCAGCCCCAAGGGGCCGAGTGGAACTACCTGACCCTGGTGTTTTCCTTCTATAGCGTTCTCCGGCGCCTAGGGTTGGACGTGGACATTCTCAAGCCCGGGGCAGACTTGGGCGGGTATGGCCTGGTGGTGGTTCCCAGCCTGCCCATTGTGCGTAAGGAGGCCCTCGAGGCCCTCTCCCAGGCGGACGGCCTGGTACTCGTCGGACCCCGTTCGGGGAGCAAAACGGAGAACTTCCAGATCCCCCCCGAACTCCCTCCGGGCGCGCTCCAAGCCCTCCTTCCCCTTAAGGTAGTGCGGGTGGAGAGCCTGCCCCCGGGGCTTTTGGAGGAGGCCGAAGGACCCTGGGGCCGCTTTGCCCTCGGGGTTTGGCGGGAGTGGGTGGAGACCGATCTTCCCCCCTTGCTCCGTTTTACGGATGGTGGGGGAATCCTTTTCCGCAGGGGTCGCTACCTGTACCTGGCGGCTTGGCCCAGCCCAGAACTTCTCTTTGCCCTTTGCCAGTCCTTGGCCGAGGAGGCGGGCTTGCATCCCCGCTTCCTCCCTGAGGGCCTGCGTTTACGGAGACGGGGCCCGTTGGTGTTTGCCTTTAACTATGGCCCCGAGGTGGTGGAGGCACCTGCCCCTCCAGGGGTGCGGTTTCTCTTGGGGGATAGGCGTATTCCCCCCCATGACCTTGCCGTGTGGGAGGAGACATGA
- a CDS encoding glycoside hydrolase family 36 protein, with product MRLVLGGLEVPLKAQGVEVLEDGALLWGSEVRVHAPFRAEAFFRHGWQSWSLAAWVGFGSKRPLLPPERRPQADDPFLLESEELWGSGLGALRQRERVLLLGALDPGARVLGREGLLLGRYAGEGGRWFLAVGQEEEVFAAYAERLPGRTQNPSPRVWCSWYSFYTRISQDLFLEILESLKGFPFEVFQVDDGWQRALGDWEPNARFPQGMAYLAGQIRARGFRPGLWLAPFLVTEDSSLFQERPEWLLRDGEGRLIPAGFNWGKPLFALDSGQEEVLDWLEMLIRKVVAWGYDYLKLDFLYAGALPGAEGEARYRRALERIRRAAGGTYLLFSGAPILASLGLADGLRVGPDVAPYWDNEDRSVHLGDPTGPGLRNALRSTLHRLWLKRKVHVDPDVVYFRQRFNLLSPSEMRLQQAMAEITGFKATSDPPAWLAPEEKEALIRFLGQDLPVVPLAPYRFRVGEEEVDYAPFP from the coding sequence ATGAGGCTTGTACTGGGCGGCTTGGAGGTGCCCCTGAAGGCCCAAGGGGTGGAGGTCTTGGAAGACGGGGCCCTCCTATGGGGCTCAGAGGTACGGGTCCACGCTCCTTTTCGGGCAGAGGCCTTTTTCCGCCACGGCTGGCAAAGCTGGAGCTTGGCGGCCTGGGTAGGGTTTGGGTCCAAGAGGCCCCTACTTCCTCCAGAACGGAGGCCCCAAGCAGATGACCCTTTTCTCCTGGAAAGTGAGGAGCTTTGGGGGAGTGGCCTAGGGGCCCTGAGGCAGAGGGAACGGGTCCTCCTCCTCGGGGCCTTAGACCCTGGGGCCCGGGTCCTGGGGCGGGAAGGCCTCCTCCTCGGGCGGTACGCGGGGGAAGGGGGACGCTGGTTTTTGGCGGTGGGACAGGAGGAGGAGGTTTTTGCTGCCTACGCTGAGCGGCTCCCCGGGAGGACCCAGAACCCCTCTCCTCGGGTTTGGTGCAGTTGGTATAGCTTCTATACCCGGATTAGCCAGGACCTTTTTCTTGAGATCCTGGAGAGTCTAAAGGGTTTTCCCTTTGAGGTCTTTCAGGTGGACGACGGCTGGCAACGGGCCTTGGGGGATTGGGAACCCAACGCCCGTTTCCCCCAGGGGATGGCCTACCTAGCTGGTCAGATTCGAGCGCGAGGTTTCCGGCCGGGGCTTTGGCTCGCCCCCTTTCTGGTTACCGAGGATAGTTCCCTCTTCCAAGAGCGCCCCGAGTGGCTCCTAAGAGATGGAGAGGGCCGGCTTATCCCCGCGGGCTTCAACTGGGGAAAGCCCCTCTTCGCCCTGGATAGCGGTCAGGAGGAGGTGCTGGACTGGTTGGAAATGCTCATTCGGAAGGTAGTGGCCTGGGGCTATGACTACCTAAAGCTGGACTTCCTCTATGCGGGAGCCCTCCCGGGAGCAGAAGGGGAGGCCCGCTACCGCCGCGCCTTGGAACGCATCCGAAGGGCGGCGGGAGGTACCTACCTCCTCTTTTCCGGGGCCCCTATCCTAGCCTCCTTGGGCCTAGCCGACGGGCTTCGGGTTGGCCCCGACGTGGCCCCCTACTGGGACAACGAAGACCGTTCTGTCCACCTCGGAGACCCCACGGGACCCGGGCTTAGGAACGCTCTCCGTTCCACTCTTCACCGGCTGTGGCTTAAAAGGAAAGTACATGTGGACCCCGATGTGGTCTACTTTCGTCAGCGCTTTAACCTCCTTTCTCCCTCTGAGATGCGCCTACAACAAGCCATGGCGGAAATCACCGGCTTTAAGGCCACCTCCGACCCACCGGCCTGGCTTGCTCCGGAAGAGAAGGAGGCTCTGATCCGCTTTCTCGGCCAGGACCTTCCCGTGGTCCCTTTGGCACCCTACCGCTTCCGTGTAGGGGAGGAGGAGGTGGACTATGCCCCCTTTCCATAA
- the galT gene encoding galactose-1-phosphate uridylyltransferase, protein MPPFHKHTHRKRDGRELLLYSWAPLEDPPLPEPEEAPAPSSHLRYHPLRRAWAVYTPHRQGRTFLPPEEHCPLCPSRPGGFPTEIPFPRFQVAVFQNRFPAFVETPPAPPSLPVPTAPAWGRCEVVVYTPRHTGSLATLSQEERLLLLWALRDRYQVLYALEGVRFVMPFENRGEAIGVTLHHPHGQIYAYPFVPPLLEREAEAFRERPVLLELLPHLGPYSVDREGGFLAFVPPFAHFPYEVWVVPEAFHPGLWTLSEGEMEALARLLGRTVARLDALFGEPMPYVMLFHAAPKGEEAHFHFHVEFLPVLRDKGRRKYLAGTELGAGAFTVDVLPEEAARRLREV, encoded by the coding sequence ATGCCCCCTTTCCATAAACACACCCACCGCAAACGGGACGGTCGGGAGCTCCTCCTCTACAGCTGGGCCCCCCTCGAGGACCCCCCCCTCCCCGAGCCGGAGGAGGCCCCAGCGCCCTCCTCCCACCTGCGCTACCACCCCTTGCGGCGGGCCTGGGCGGTCTACACCCCCCACCGCCAGGGGCGGACCTTCCTCCCGCCGGAGGAGCACTGCCCCCTTTGCCCCAGCCGGCCCGGGGGCTTCCCCACGGAGATCCCCTTTCCCCGCTTCCAGGTGGCCGTCTTCCAGAACCGCTTTCCCGCCTTTGTGGAAACCCCTCCGGCCCCCCCAAGCCTCCCCGTGCCCACCGCCCCCGCCTGGGGCCGGTGCGAGGTGGTGGTCTACACCCCAAGGCACACCGGAAGCCTGGCCACCCTTTCCCAGGAGGAGAGGCTCCTCCTGCTTTGGGCCTTAAGGGACCGCTACCAGGTCCTTTACGCCCTGGAGGGGGTTCGGTTCGTCATGCCCTTTGAGAACCGAGGGGAGGCCATCGGGGTCACCCTCCACCACCCCCACGGGCAGATCTACGCCTACCCCTTCGTGCCTCCCCTTCTGGAAAGGGAGGCGGAGGCCTTCCGGGAGCGGCCGGTCCTCCTCGAGCTCCTTCCCCACCTGGGGCCTTACAGCGTGGACCGGGAGGGGGGCTTCCTGGCCTTCGTCCCCCCCTTCGCCCACTTCCCCTACGAGGTCTGGGTGGTCCCCGAGGCCTTCCACCCCGGGCTTTGGACCCTTTCGGAAGGGGAGATGGAGGCTCTGGCCCGCCTTTTGGGCCGGACCGTGGCCCGGCTGGATGCGCTTTTTGGCGAACCCATGCCCTACGTGATGCTCTTCCACGCGGCCCCCAAGGGGGAGGAGGCCCACTTCCACTTCCACGTGGAGTTCCTCCCCGTCCTCCGGGACAAGGGCCGGCGGAAGTACCTGGCGGGGACGGAGCTCGGGGCCGGGGCCTTCACGGTGGACGTCCTCCCGGAGGAGGCGGCAAGGCGGCTTAGGGAGGTATAG
- a CDS encoding M24 family metallopeptidase, giving the protein MVRPENFAWLTGGVNTLAPLGEGVGYLEMGEKVRLHTTPPEHPRLVEEEALGVEAVLHPWYAFPPPPSPSDLEHDLTPLRLALTQRAQAAFRALGARAARAVGEVVRTAQPGWREWTLAGALAEALWGEGVRPLLLLVAGEERLFRHRHPLPKDRPLGRAFMAVVCAEAGGLVASLTRMAAFGQEEVEALYKKVLRVEAEALSASRPGASLGAVLEAIQKGYEAVGHPGAFLEHHQGGVAGLRPREVFATPGHPLRLGPGMALAWNPSLSGAKVEDTFLLREGGLENLTEDPFWPMVEVEERKRPDLWRG; this is encoded by the coding sequence GTGGTCCGGCCAGAAAACTTCGCCTGGCTGACCGGGGGGGTGAACACCTTGGCCCCCTTGGGGGAAGGGGTGGGCTACCTGGAGATGGGGGAGAAGGTTCGGCTCCACACCACCCCGCCCGAGCACCCCCGGCTGGTGGAGGAGGAAGCCTTGGGGGTGGAGGCGGTCCTCCACCCCTGGTACGCTTTCCCCCCGCCTCCGAGCCCGAGCGACCTCGAGCACGACCTCACCCCCCTGCGCCTCGCCCTCACCCAAAGGGCCCAGGCCGCCTTCCGGGCCCTGGGGGCCCGCGCGGCCCGGGCGGTAGGGGAGGTGGTGCGCACGGCCCAGCCTGGCTGGCGGGAATGGACCTTGGCAGGGGCCTTAGCCGAGGCCCTCTGGGGGGAAGGGGTCCGGCCCCTGCTCCTCCTGGTGGCCGGTGAGGAGCGGCTTTTCCGCCACCGCCACCCCCTGCCCAAGGACCGGCCCCTAGGGCGGGCCTTCATGGCGGTGGTGTGCGCCGAGGCGGGGGGATTGGTGGCCAGCCTGACCCGGATGGCCGCTTTCGGCCAGGAGGAGGTGGAGGCCCTCTACAAGAAGGTGCTCCGGGTGGAGGCGGAGGCCCTTTCCGCAAGCCGCCCCGGGGCCAGCCTGGGGGCAGTATTGGAGGCCATCCAGAAAGGCTACGAGGCGGTGGGCCACCCGGGGGCCTTCCTGGAGCACCACCAGGGGGGCGTGGCGGGTTTACGCCCCCGGGAGGTCTTCGCCACCCCGGGGCATCCCCTCCGCCTGGGGCCGGGCATGGCCCTGGCCTGGAACCCGAGCCTTTCCGGGGCCAAGGTGGAGGACACCTTCCTCCTTCGGGAGGGGGGCCTGGAAAACCTCACGGAAGACCCCTTCTGGCCCATGGTGGAGGTGGAGGAGCGGAAGCGGCCGGACCTCTGGCGGGGTTAG
- a CDS encoding R2-like ligand-binding oxidase — MIRNRFKTTTEGLRPSFPLTLYGKAKRFFWDPAGLDFSQDRASYTRLAPEARTALTHLASLFIAGEEAVTLDLLPLLGVVAREGRLEEEMYLTTFLLDEAKHVEFFHRLLEAMGSTGQDLERFHGPSYRAIFYQALPQAMGRLVDDPSPEAQVEAVVTYTMVVEGVLAETGYYAYRRAAKVLGGQGFPLPATLEGIGYVARDESRHIAYGLYLLSRLLAQNPQLWNVVERRMDELLPHALGVVGEVFAQYPGGFPLPLSPEEFFQYAMGQFQKRHRRLEVARRQSLEEVERLALEEEA; from the coding sequence ATGATCCGGAACCGGTTCAAGACCACCACGGAAGGCCTAAGGCCCTCCTTCCCCCTGACGCTCTACGGAAAGGCCAAGCGGTTCTTCTGGGACCCCGCGGGCTTGGACTTCAGCCAGGACCGGGCCTCCTATACCCGCCTGGCCCCGGAGGCGCGCACCGCCCTCACCCACCTGGCCTCCTTGTTCATCGCTGGGGAGGAGGCCGTAACTCTGGACCTCCTGCCCCTCCTGGGGGTGGTGGCCCGAGAAGGCCGCCTGGAGGAGGAGATGTACCTCACCACCTTTCTCTTGGACGAGGCCAAGCACGTGGAGTTCTTCCACCGCCTGCTGGAAGCCATGGGTAGCACGGGCCAGGACCTGGAGCGCTTCCACGGGCCGAGCTACCGGGCCATCTTCTACCAGGCCCTGCCCCAAGCCATGGGTCGGCTTGTGGACGACCCCTCTCCCGAGGCCCAGGTGGAGGCGGTGGTGACCTACACCATGGTGGTGGAAGGGGTCCTGGCGGAAACGGGGTACTACGCCTACCGGCGGGCGGCGAAGGTCTTGGGCGGACAGGGTTTTCCCCTCCCCGCCACCTTAGAGGGCATCGGGTACGTGGCGCGGGACGAGTCCCGGCACATCGCCTACGGGCTTTACCTCCTCTCCCGGCTCCTGGCCCAGAACCCCCAGCTCTGGAATGTGGTGGAACGGCGGATGGACGAACTCCTCCCCCACGCCCTGGGGGTGGTGGGGGAGGTCTTCGCCCAGTACCCCGGGGGCTTTCCCCTGCCCCTAAGCCCGGAGGAGTTTTTTCAATACGCCATGGGGCAGTTCCAGAAACGCCACCGCAGGCTGGAGGTCGCCCGCCGCCAGAGCCTAGAGGAGGTGGAGCGCCTGGCCCTGGAGGAGGAAGCCTAA
- a CDS encoding trans-sulfuration enzyme family protein, whose protein sequence is MEMKPETWLVQAGRPKAPGSPLNTPIVPASNFLLGAYAREDGTPTWAALEEVVGGLEGGQALAFASGMAAAAAVFSLLPPNALVVLPTDCYQGVVGLAEGGPWRLLRLPLGDTEAWVEAAKEADLLWLEPISNPLLEVPDLRAIAGAPRKGLLAVDNTFPTPLNLRPLDLGADLVVHSATKLLGGHSDLLLGVAVAKEETLLERLRRARTLQGATPGALEAFLALRGLRTLAVRLERMQKTAQLLAERLQAHPKVERVLYPGLPTHPGHKRARELLRGFGAVVSFVVKGGAEGADGVLGRVRLIRHATSLGGVESTMERRSALPGQGHLPPGLLRLSVGLEDPEDLWGDLKGALEGVS, encoded by the coding sequence ATGGAAATGAAGCCGGAAACCTGGCTGGTGCAGGCGGGGCGGCCCAAGGCGCCGGGAAGCCCCCTCAACACCCCCATCGTGCCCGCCTCCAACTTCCTCCTGGGGGCCTACGCCCGGGAGGACGGGACCCCCACCTGGGCCGCCCTGGAGGAGGTGGTGGGGGGCCTGGAAGGGGGGCAGGCCCTGGCCTTCGCCTCGGGGATGGCCGCCGCGGCCGCAGTCTTTAGCCTCCTCCCCCCAAACGCCCTGGTGGTCCTCCCCACGGACTGCTACCAGGGGGTGGTGGGCCTGGCGGAAGGGGGGCCTTGGCGCCTTCTCCGCCTGCCCCTAGGGGACACGGAGGCCTGGGTGGAGGCCGCCAAGGAGGCGGACCTCCTCTGGCTGGAGCCCATCTCCAACCCCCTCCTGGAGGTGCCGGACCTTAGGGCCATCGCCGGGGCCCCAAGGAAGGGGCTCCTCGCGGTGGACAACACCTTCCCCACCCCCCTCAACCTCCGGCCTTTGGACCTGGGGGCGGACCTGGTGGTCCACAGCGCCACCAAGCTCCTCGGGGGGCACTCGGACCTCCTTTTGGGGGTGGCGGTGGCCAAGGAAGAAACCCTCCTGGAAAGGCTCCGAAGGGCGCGGACCCTCCAGGGGGCCACCCCGGGGGCCCTGGAGGCCTTCTTGGCCCTACGGGGCCTCCGCACCCTGGCGGTGCGCCTGGAGAGGATGCAAAAGACGGCCCAGCTCCTGGCGGAACGCCTTCAGGCGCACCCAAAGGTGGAACGGGTCCTCTACCCCGGCCTTCCCACCCACCCCGGCCACAAACGGGCCCGGGAGCTCCTTCGGGGCTTTGGGGCGGTGGTCTCCTTCGTGGTGAAGGGCGGGGCGGAAGGGGCGGATGGGGTCTTGGGGCGGGTCCGGCTCATCCGCCACGCCACGAGCCTCGGGGGCGTGGAGTCCACCATGGAGCGCCGCTCGGCCCTCCCAGGCCAGGGCCACCTCCCCCCGGGCCTCCTCCGCCTCAGCGTGGGCCTCGAGGACCCCGAGGACCTCTGGGGGGACCTGAAGGGGGCCTTGGAGGGGGTATCATGA